GCGCAGGGCCAGCGGCAGATCGGGTCGACCATCAAGCCGCTGCTGTACACCACGGCCCTGTCGACCGGCCTGTCGCAGGCGCACGAGGAAGACGACAAGCCCATCGAATACCCCTGCCCGACCTGCAAGGGAGGGGTGTACGCCCCGGGCGACTTCGAGGGCGCCATGCAGAACCGGCCCATGACGCTGCGCGAGGCGCTCGACCGTTCGCTGAACCTGGTCACGGTGCGGCTGGCCGACCGGATCGGCCTGCAGACCTTCTTCGGCAAACTGCGGGAACTGGGCATTCCCCCGAACGACGGCACCGGGCTGGCCGCGGCGCTGGGAGCCGTGGAGACCACGCCGATCAAGATGGCCGCCGCGTACGCGCCCTTCGTGAACGGCGGGCTGTACCGCGCGCCCCGCTACATCTCGCGCGTGACCACGGCGCGGGGAGAGGTGCTGTACGACGCCGCCAACGACCCCATGCGCCCCGCGCGCGTGTGGACGCCGCAGGTGGCGTTCCTGGGCCTGGACATGATCCGGGGCGTGGTGAACGACTGGACGGAGCGGCAGGGCGGGATCGCGTCCCGCTCTAAGTTCGGGGACTGGCCGGTGGCCGGGAAGACCGGCACGAGCAACGAGGTCAAGGACCTGTGGTTCGTGGGCACCACGCCGCTGTACACAGGAGCCGTGTGGGTGGGCAAGCAGCGTGGCGGCGGCAACGCGAGCACCTATTACTCCGGCTGGGTGGCCGCGCCCATCTGGCGGCGCATGATGGAACTGGCCCACCAGGGGCAGACCGTCCGGCAGTTCAGCGAGCCGCCCGGCATCCTGTACGCGGACTCGCCGGATCCCGCCCATCTGGGCGAGCAGGTCAAGATCGCGGTGCTGGATCCGCAGTACAAGGACGCCGCGAATACCGAGCTGCTGGCCGATGCTCCACCGCCCACCACCTACCGTGAGACCAGCTACGTGCGGCCGACGACCGATCCGCGCACGGTCGTGATCAGCGTGGATCGCACGACCAACCGGCAGGCCACGGAGTTCACCCCGCCGGAGAACATCGTGGAGCGCCGCGTGTACCTCGAGCAGCTTCCGGCGTATGCGCCGGATCCCAACCCTCAGCCCCTCCAGGACGAGAAGCCCGATCCGGAGGCCGTCAAGGGGACGCCGAAGGGAGGAACCGCTCCACAGACGGCACCGGCACCCACGCCCGCCGCGCCGTGAAGCCCTCTCACCGCGTCCCCACACGTGGTTCCGGCCCCCGGCGCATCATGGCGGACATGACCCTGAGGCGTGCTCCCCTGCTGACCCTGCTGCTGGCCCTGGCGAGCATGCCCGCGCAGGCGCGTGTGCGCCTGGGCGAACCCCTGCCCGCGCATCCCTGGGTCAGTCCGGGCCGCGAGGTGATCGTGGTGTACAGCCATGACTGCGGCGATCTGGGCGAGCTGTGGCAGGCCATCCTGGCGAGCGGGCTTCCGGTGAGGGCGGTCAACGCCGAGACCATCGCGGCTCCGGCGCCAGCGGGCGTGAACGTATGGCGCGGCGACGAGGCGACGGCCTTCGCCCGGACGCTGCGGGTCGGCGCTTACCCGGCCGTGCTGTTGGTACAGGGCGGCCACATCCTGAACGCCTGGGAAGGCACCTTTCAGGGGGATCTGGGGCTGAAGGAACTGGACGGCTCCGCCCACCTCGGCCCAGTGCCAACCCAGCCCTGACGGGCAGAACAGGACGCCTGCCCCGCCGGAACCCAGGTGGAGCCGCTACACTCCGCGCATGGGTGTATCCGTGGCCTCCCCGACGCTGACGATTGCGTTCGCGGCGGGCGTACTGTCGTTCCTGAGCCCATGCGTGCTGCCGTTGGTGCCCAGCTACCTGGGCGTGATCGGCGGGGCCAGAGCGCCGCTGTGGCGGGCACTGGGCTTCATCCTGGGCTTCGGGCTGGTGTTCATCGCGCTGGGCGCCACGGCCAGTTCTCTGGGCGCGGTGCTCGCGCCGCACAAGATCCTGCTGGGTCAGGTGGCCGCCGTGCTGATCGTCTTCTTCGGCCTGGTCATGCTGGGCGTGATCCGGTTTCCGTGGTTGATGCGGGATACCCGCGCGCTGGCCGATGCGGGCGGCTACGGTCCGGTGGCGCTGGGGGCCGCCTTCGCGTTCGGGTGGAGTCCGTGCCTGGGCCCGGCGCTGGGCAGCATCCTGGGGCTGGCGGCCAGCACGGCCAGTCTGGCCAGTGGCGTGGGTCTGCTCGCGGCGTACACGCTGGGGCTGGCCGTCCCGTTTCTGCTGGCGGCCGTGCTGTGGCACCGGCTGAACCTGCGGCGCCTGAACCGCTACGCGGGCGTGTTCGAGAAGGTGGGCGGCACGGTACTGGTCGTGGTGGGCGTGATGATGCTGACCGGGCAGTTCACGCGGCTGGCAGCCTTCTTCTACCAGGTGATGCCCGTGTGGCTGCGGGTGTGACGCCCACGACCACTGGTCTCTCCGGC
The Deinococcus sp. KSM4-11 DNA segment above includes these coding regions:
- a CDS encoding transglycosylase domain-containing protein, whose translation is MIFVLRFFKFLFSLLIAALVAGVGVAATYGTKWFRELPDYRQLDNLTRSLGSETKVYARDNTPLGTLIPRIGDQAISRTIVTLDEISPFMEAALISNEDRRFFEHYGLDPYGLGRQFQRVARGETVQGGSTLTNQLVKNTLLLAEYNQARTPDRKVKEWLLSVQVERSFTKEEILQSYLNTVYWGDGGPVELYGIYAAAQAYFRTTPKKLTLAQSAYLTVLVPSAGRYFNYKAMRPLMKTLFSRMVEDKWITQAQADAAWHENLQPRGWKVVYDANGNVTSATLVDRTAKFLKSVVTTRAPHFMGQVEQELVRRFGRDKVYGSGGLRVYTTLDPKLQTAAETASRETTYLPPGATLAATILDPYTGEVLAMIGQKLRGDTPPDAWNNAAQGQRQIGSTIKPLLYTTALSTGLSQAHEEDDKPIEYPCPTCKGGVYAPGDFEGAMQNRPMTLREALDRSLNLVTVRLADRIGLQTFFGKLRELGIPPNDGTGLAAALGAVETTPIKMAAAYAPFVNGGLYRAPRYISRVTTARGEVLYDAANDPMRPARVWTPQVAFLGLDMIRGVVNDWTERQGGIASRSKFGDWPVAGKTGTSNEVKDLWFVGTTPLYTGAVWVGKQRGGGNASTYYSGWVAAPIWRRMMELAHQGQTVRQFSEPPGILYADSPDPAHLGEQVKIAVLDPQYKDAANTELLADAPPPTTYRETSYVRPTTDPRTVVISVDRTTNRQATEFTPPENIVERRVYLEQLPAYAPDPNPQPLQDEKPDPEAVKGTPKGGTAPQTAPAPTPAAP
- a CDS encoding penicillin-binding protein, whose protein sequence is MTLRRAPLLTLLLALASMPAQARVRLGEPLPAHPWVSPGREVIVVYSHDCGDLGELWQAILASGLPVRAVNAETIAAPAPAGVNVWRGDEATAFARTLRVGAYPAVLLVQGGHILNAWEGTFQGDLGLKELDGSAHLGPVPTQP
- a CDS encoding cytochrome c biogenesis CcdA family protein, whose product is MGVSVASPTLTIAFAAGVLSFLSPCVLPLVPSYLGVIGGARAPLWRALGFILGFGLVFIALGATASSLGAVLAPHKILLGQVAAVLIVFFGLVMLGVIRFPWLMRDTRALADAGGYGPVALGAAFAFGWSPCLGPALGSILGLAASTASLASGVGLLAAYTLGLAVPFLLAAVLWHRLNLRRLNRYAGVFEKVGGTVLVVVGVMMLTGQFTRLAAFFYQVMPVWLRV